The following nucleotide sequence is from Pedobacter sp. PACM 27299.
AGTTGGTAGAAATCATGATGTGGGCCTTATTATCAGCCATATCACTCAGCCTCTGGTGGTTTCCAGAAGTGATCCTGAACATGGTTTCAATTCCTTTATCGGGACGGTCACTCTTTTTCTTTTTTTCTTTTTTTATCTCCAATGGGATGTTTTTATCGGTTAGCAGCGGTGCATTTCCAGTATTTAACACTGTAGGGCTATCTGTTGTTTTATGTTCTGCCGCTGCTGCTTTATTTTCCAGCTCTTCCAGGTTTTCTGCTTTTTTCGCATTCAGCAGGTTCTGACAATAAGTAGTGTGGTAATGGTGATTTTTAAACAACTGTATCGTTTTTAATCTCCATTCATCTTTATCCAGTGCCCTGGCGCAGAAAGCTTCTGCTTCCTTACGCATCAGTTTATTTCTTTCTTTAAAAGAATCACTACCTAAATGGTACAAATCGGCATCACAGACAATCTGTTCTAACAATCCATTTGGCTGCTGAGGCATTTTGGTGGCCATGATACAATTGACGATTTTGGTACTGATCTCTTCAGTAAGTCCTTTTTCTTTTAAGAATTCAGCGGCAAGACCTGCTCCACTAGCCTCATGATGCGCACAATCGAAGAAATATCCCAGATCATGAAACCAACTGGCCGCAGTAACAATAAAGAAATCCTCATCTGAAAGCTGATAATGGTTGGCAATCTTGATGGCATTTTCTACTACTTGTTCAGTATGATTTAAGTTGTGGTAGATCAATCTCGAGTCGGTTTTTGCCTGAAAAATGCTGGCGACGTGCAGTCTTAACTGATCTAATATTTCCCTATAATTCATGAGGTATACTTTTGTTTTTCAATAATAAAACAATTTGTCCTATTTGTGGTTGAAGATATAAATATGAGAGTTTTAATTCTCATATTTAATAGAAAGTTTAAAAGATGTCATTACGAAGGTTTTTCTGATTTATATCAGGGTCGAAAGTGATGAGCGTCATATTTATACTTGGGGGGAAGGCTGAACTTTGAACACATCAATTTGCCCCTATGATCTTACAAAAAAACATAGCCCAGGACACCCAATGTTACCATTGCGGTGATGATCTTCCAAAAACGCCCTACCTGCTGGACAGCAAGTCTTTCTGTTGTCTGGGCTGCAAAGGTGTCTATCAATTGCTCTCTAATCATAACTTGGGTAACTACTACGCGTACAACGATGTACCTGGACAAAAACAAAAAGACAAGCATTCTCATTTTGAATACCTGGATGAAGCGGCGATTGCTGCGAAATTAGTGGACTATACGGATGAGAAGACGAGCGTCATCACGCTTTATATTCCAGCCATTCATTGCAGCTCCTGTATCTGGCTGCTCGAACATTTGCACCAGATCAATCCTGCGATCATTCAATCGAGGATTGATTTCTTAAAGAAACAGGTGGTCATCAGCTTTAAAAATCAGGAATTATCTTTGCGTAAACTGATAGAAATTCTGGCTTCTATAGGATATGAGCCACTCATCAGCTTACAGGATGTCGTAAAAAAACAGCAGTCAGACCATTCGGAAGGGCAACTGATCCGCAAAATCGCGGTAGCTGGTTTTTGCTTTGGCAATGTGATGTTACTCAGCTTCCCGGATTACTTCGGACTGAGCGACCTGGAGCAAGAATTCAAAACCTTTTTCGGCTGGTTGAACCTGGCATTTGCCATTCCTGTCGTATTCTATAGCGGACGGGATTATTTTACCTCTGCCTGGACTAACCTTAGAAATGGCATTTTAAACCTTGATTTTCCATTGGCATTAGGCATTGCCGTGATGTTTATCCGCTCTACACTGGAAATTGCAGGCAATATAGGTGCTGGTTTTGTGGACACATTATGCGGTCTGGTTTTCTTCCTGCTGATTGGAAAATGGATGCAGCACCACACTTATCACCACCTATCGTTTGAAAGAGATTACCGTTCGTATTTCCCCGTTGCAGTTACTTTGATTGAAGAGGATAAAGAAAGGCCAGTCCCGCTGAATGAATTAAAAGTAGGCAACAGGATTTTGATCCGCAGCAATGAAATTATTCCGGCAGATGCCATCCTCTTAAAAGGGGAAGCAGAAATGGACTTTAGCTTTGTTACGGGCGAATCTTTACCGGTAAACAAGGTTTTGGGAGAAGTAGTTTATGCGGGTGGAAGGCAATTAAAAGGCGCTATAGAACTGGAAGTCGTTAAACCGGTTTCACAAAGTTACCTGACTCAATTGTGGAACAACGAGGCTTTTTTCGGGGAGAAAACCAGGATCAGAACCTTTGCCGACCGCGCCAGCAAATATTTCAGTATTGTATTGCTGAGTATCGCCATTGGCGCTGCAGCTTACTGGATGTTACACCAGGACACGACTAAAGCCGTTGCCTCTTTTACTGCAGTTCTGATTATTGCCTGTCCTTGTGCCCTGGCTTTGAGTTCTCCTTTTACCCTTTCTGCAGTACTGAGCATTTTCGATAAGAATAAGTTTTACCTTAAAAATACGGCAGTAGTAGAAGAAATGGCACGCATTAATACGTTTGTATTCGACAAAACCGGTACGATTACCAACCCTGAAAACACAGGTTTCACTTTTGAAGGACACATTACCGAAGAAGAAAAACAATGGGTAAATGACCTGGCAAGGAACTCTGGACACCCATTAAGCAGAGAATTGGTGAAATGGCTGAACAGGCCATCCAAATATACGGCGGTCAAATACATGGAAAAGGTAGGCCGTGGAATTTCAGGCATGATCAATGGTCATGAATTGAAGCTGGGCAGTGCATCTTTCCTTGGTTTGAAAATGAATACACCGGCACAAGGCGCCGTAGTTCATATTATTATCAACAACAGATACCTTGGCTTCTTCTGTTCTACACAGCAATGGCGGAATGGATTTAAAGACCTGGTCTTCAAACTGGGTAAAGACGCGGATTTACACCTGTTATCTGGTGATCAGGACCAGGACAAGCAAACCCTGATTCCATTCTTCCCAAGGGCGCAGCAGATGCATTTCGCTCAGAGTCCGCAGAACAAGCTGGATTACATTCGCAGCCTGCAATATTCTGGTAGAAAAGTACTCATGTTTGGTGACGGCCTGAATGATGCGGGCGCTTTGAAACAGAGCGATCTGGGCATTGCGGTGACGGATAACATCAACAATTTCTCACCAGGCTGTGATGCCATTCTTGATGGTGCGAGTTTTGAAAAGATACCTATGTTTATCAAACTGGCAAAGGATGCCGTAAAGGTGATTCACATCAGCTTTGCGATCTCTTTGACTTATAATGCAATAGGCCTTTACTTTGCCGTTCAAGGCATGCTTTCTCCATTGATTGCAGCGGTATTGATGCCCATCAGCACCATCACCATTATCCTTTTCACCAGCATTGCAGTCCGACTGTATGCTAAAAAAAATCAGCTCTTATGAACATCCTCTATCTCCTGATCGGCTTTAGTATTTTATTGGCATTGATCTTTCTTGCGGCATTTTTCTGGGCGAGTAAAACGGGTCAAAATGACGACACGTACACTCCTGCCGTCAGAATACTCTTTGATGATGACATTCAACAGAAAAATGAGGAGATAAAAAGTGATGAAGATCACGCATAGCCACAATTGATGTCATTCTGTAGCTAAGCACACCGACCTAATTTTACATCCATAAACAAGCAATCCAATTTTTAACATGACTGAAAAATTTTACTACGACAACAAGATCGTCAGGAACTTCGCAGTAGCCACCATTATATGGGGCATCATCGGAATGACGGTCGGATTGCTCATTGCCATGCAGCTCTTCAAGCCTGCATTAAATATGGGCTCCCAGTACACGACTTTCGGCCGTATCAGGCCACTACACACCAACGCAGTAATCTTTGCCTTCGTAGGGAATGCGATCTTTATGGGTGTTTACTACTCTTTGCAGCGACTCCTCAAAGCGAGGATGTTCAGTGATGTCCTCAGCAAAATACATTTCTGGGGCTGGCAGCTGATCATCATTTCTGCGGTCATCACCCTTCCTTTAGGGTTTACCTCTTCCCATGAATATGCGGAGTTGGAATGGCCAATAGATATTGCCATTACCGTTATATGGGTTGTTTTTGGGATCAACATGTTTGGAACCATTATCAAAAGAAGAGAGAAACACATGTATGTGGCCATCTGGTTCTACATTGCGACTTTCGTGACCGTTGCTGTTTTACACATTGTTAACTCTTTCCAGCTGCCAATTTCTGCCTTTAAAAGTTATTATTTATACGCAGGTGTACAGGATGCGCTGGTACAATGGTGGTATGGACACAATGCGGTAGCTTTCTTTTTGACCACTCCTTATCTGGGAATGATGTATTATTTCCTGCCTAAGATGGCAAATCGTCCCGTTTATTCTTATAAATTGAGTATTCTCCATTTCTGGTCATTAATTTTCATTTACATCTGGGCCGGGCCTCACCATTTATTATATACTTCTTTACCGAGCTGGGCACAATCATTAGGGGTTGCCTTCTCCATTATGCTGATTGCCCCAAGCTGGGGAGGGATGATCAATGGATTGCTCACTCTTCGTGGTGCATGGGATAAAGTAAGGGAAGACTCCAGACTGAAATTCATGGTAGTCGGGATTACCGCTTACGGTATGGCCACTTTTGAAGGACCAATGCTTGCTTTAAAACAGATCAATGCCATTGCCCATTATACTGACTGGATAGTAGCACACGTACACGTTGGAGCGCTTGGCTGGAATGGTTTCTTAACCTTCGGTATTTTATATTGGTTGATTCCAAGAATCTACAGAACAGAACTATACTCTAAAAAACTGGTTTCTTTCCACTTCTGGATTGGAACATTAGGGATTCTTTTCTATGCAGTTCCTTTATATTTTGCAGGTTTCACACAGGGATTGATGTGGAAAGAGTTTACAGAAGATGGTTTATTGCGCTATCCTAATTTCCTGGAAACCGTAATTCAAATCCTTCCTATGTATGTACTGAGAGCTATAGGCGGTGCGCTATACCTGATTGGTGTCATCGTGATGACTTATAACTTAATCAGAACAGTTCGTTTAGGTAAACTATTGGCGGATGAGCCTGCAGAGGCAATGCCATTGCCAAAAGACTATGTTCCTCAGGGATCTGAGAAGAAATTCCACAGGGTACTGGAGCGTAAACCAATGGTTTTCATGGTACTTTCCTTAATTGTCATCCTGATAGGTGGTATGATTGAGATGATGCCGACGTTTACGATCAAGTCGAACATTCCGACGATTACCAGTGTACAGCCTTATAGTCCGCTGGAATTACAGGGACGTGATTTATACATCCGGGAAGGTTGTGTAAACTGTCACTCTCAGATGATTCGTCCATTCCGTTCTGAAACAGAAAGATATGGCGAATACAGTAAAGCAGGGGAATTTGTGTACGACCACCCGCATTTATGGGGTTCAAAACGTACCGGTCCTGATTTACAGCGTGAAGGCGGTAAATATGGTAATGCATGGCATTTTAACCACATGCTGGATCCACAAACGATGTCGCCGGGAAGTATCATGCCTCCTTACGAATGGCTAATCACTCAGACACTGGATACCACCACTACCATCAGCAAGATCAATGCGATGCGCACTTTAGGTGTTCCTTATGAAGAAGGTTATGAGCATAAAGCGAACCGCGACCTTGACAAACAGGCCAAGGCGATTGCGGCAGACCTGAAACAGAACAACATCAAAGTAAAAGATGATAAAGAAATCATTGCGCTGATTGCCTATCTGCAACGCCTGGGAATGGACATTAAAGCACAATAACCTAAACAACAACATTATGTTTAAGCAATTTTTAGATCAAGTAGATGGAAGCCAGGTGTATTTAATCACCTCCCTTGGCATATTCCTGCTCTTTTTTATCCTGGTCGGCATACTCTTGCTGACCATGAAAAAAGAAGAAATAAAATATATGAGTGAGTTACCTTTAAAAGACGATGTACAATGACGAATTTACTAATTTGGGCCCTACTCATCACTGCAGTGATTATACTTGTGGTTTCCCTACTGGTTTTGAAAGTCATCAAAATCTATGTAAAGGAAACCCTGCATCCTACCCGATTCGCTTCTGAAGAAGAAAGGAAAAAATACTGGCTGGAAGAAGAGCGACGTGCAGCAGCAGCAGCCGACAAACCTTCCTTCTGGACTAAGTTAATGGGGTTGAGGCCGATCTCTGAGGAGAAAGACATCATGATGGAGCATAAATTTGATGGCATTGCGGAATTGGATAACCCTACTCCTGCCTGGTTTATGGTACTCTTTTATGGGACGATCATTTTTGCCATCGGCTATATGCTCAACTACCATGTATTTGGCTGGGGCAAATTACAGGAAGAAGAATATGCGATAGAACTCCGTCAGGCGGAAGCGGATCGCATCGCATTTCTGCAAAAACCTGGTTCGGGAGGTCCGAAAATCAATGAGAACAACATGGAGAAAAGTGACGATCCGGCAGTCATCCAAAAGGGAGCTGCGTTGTTTAAAACAGTTTGTACCCCTTGTCATGGAGAACATGCAGAAGGTGGTGTGGGTCCCAATTTAACGGATGAGTACTGGCTGCACGGTGGTACGCCAAAGGATATTTTCAAGACCATCAAATATGGTGTTCCTGAAAAAGGAATGGTGGCCTGGGAGAAATCTATGAATGCCCAGCAGATCTCAGACATTACCAATTATATCCTTTCTATACAAGGAAGCAATCCTGCTGGCGCGAAAGCACCACAGGGCAAAAAAGATTAACATGTCATCACA
It contains:
- a CDS encoding Pycsar system effector family protein encodes the protein MNYREILDQLRLHVASIFQAKTDSRLIYHNLNHTEQVVENAIKIANHYQLSDEDFFIVTAASWFHDLGYFFDCAHHEASGAGLAAEFLKEKGLTEEISTKIVNCIMATKMPQQPNGLLEQIVCDADLYHLGSDSFKERNKLMRKEAEAFCARALDKDEWRLKTIQLFKNHHYHTTYCQNLLNAKKAENLEELENKAAAAEHKTTDSPTVLNTGNAPLLTDKNIPLEIKKEKKKKSDRPDKGIETMFRITSGNHQRLSDMADNKAHIMISTNSIILSVILSILLRKLEDNPHLIIPTLILLIICVVTMVFSILATRPSIPKGVFTSEDIAQKRVNLLFFGNFYRMSLPDYEGGMLKMMDDREFLYGSLIRDLYAQGVVLGRKYRLLRIAYNVFMFGIIAAVLAFITASVLVTL
- a CDS encoding heavy metal translocating P-type ATPase, which translates into the protein MILQKNIAQDTQCYHCGDDLPKTPYLLDSKSFCCLGCKGVYQLLSNHNLGNYYAYNDVPGQKQKDKHSHFEYLDEAAIAAKLVDYTDEKTSVITLYIPAIHCSSCIWLLEHLHQINPAIIQSRIDFLKKQVVISFKNQELSLRKLIEILASIGYEPLISLQDVVKKQQSDHSEGQLIRKIAVAGFCFGNVMLLSFPDYFGLSDLEQEFKTFFGWLNLAFAIPVVFYSGRDYFTSAWTNLRNGILNLDFPLALGIAVMFIRSTLEIAGNIGAGFVDTLCGLVFFLLIGKWMQHHTYHHLSFERDYRSYFPVAVTLIEEDKERPVPLNELKVGNRILIRSNEIIPADAILLKGEAEMDFSFVTGESLPVNKVLGEVVYAGGRQLKGAIELEVVKPVSQSYLTQLWNNEAFFGEKTRIRTFADRASKYFSIVLLSIAIGAAAYWMLHQDTTKAVASFTAVLIIACPCALALSSPFTLSAVLSIFDKNKFYLKNTAVVEEMARINTFVFDKTGTITNPENTGFTFEGHITEEEKQWVNDLARNSGHPLSRELVKWLNRPSKYTAVKYMEKVGRGISGMINGHELKLGSASFLGLKMNTPAQGAVVHIIINNRYLGFFCSTQQWRNGFKDLVFKLGKDADLHLLSGDQDQDKQTLIPFFPRAQQMHFAQSPQNKLDYIRSLQYSGRKVLMFGDGLNDAGALKQSDLGIAVTDNINNFSPGCDAILDGASFEKIPMFIKLAKDAVKVIHISFAISLTYNAIGLYFAVQGMLSPLIAAVLMPISTITIILFTSIAVRLYAKKNQLL
- the ccoS gene encoding cbb3-type cytochrome oxidase assembly protein CcoS: MNILYLLIGFSILLALIFLAAFFWASKTGQNDDTYTPAVRILFDDDIQQKNEEIKSDEDHA
- the ccoN gene encoding cytochrome-c oxidase, cbb3-type subunit I, translated to MTEKFYYDNKIVRNFAVATIIWGIIGMTVGLLIAMQLFKPALNMGSQYTTFGRIRPLHTNAVIFAFVGNAIFMGVYYSLQRLLKARMFSDVLSKIHFWGWQLIIISAVITLPLGFTSSHEYAELEWPIDIAITVIWVVFGINMFGTIIKRREKHMYVAIWFYIATFVTVAVLHIVNSFQLPISAFKSYYLYAGVQDALVQWWYGHNAVAFFLTTPYLGMMYYFLPKMANRPVYSYKLSILHFWSLIFIYIWAGPHHLLYTSLPSWAQSLGVAFSIMLIAPSWGGMINGLLTLRGAWDKVREDSRLKFMVVGITAYGMATFEGPMLALKQINAIAHYTDWIVAHVHVGALGWNGFLTFGILYWLIPRIYRTELYSKKLVSFHFWIGTLGILFYAVPLYFAGFTQGLMWKEFTEDGLLRYPNFLETVIQILPMYVLRAIGGALYLIGVIVMTYNLIRTVRLGKLLADEPAEAMPLPKDYVPQGSEKKFHRVLERKPMVFMVLSLIVILIGGMIEMMPTFTIKSNIPTITSVQPYSPLELQGRDLYIREGCVNCHSQMIRPFRSETERYGEYSKAGEFVYDHPHLWGSKRTGPDLQREGGKYGNAWHFNHMLDPQTMSPGSIMPPYEWLITQTLDTTTTISKINAMRTLGVPYEEGYEHKANRDLDKQAKAIAADLKQNNIKVKDDKEIIALIAYLQRLGMDIKAQ
- a CDS encoding cbb3-type cytochrome c oxidase N-terminal domain-containing protein; amino-acid sequence: MTNLLIWALLITAVIILVVSLLVLKVIKIYVKETLHPTRFASEEERKKYWLEEERRAAAAADKPSFWTKLMGLRPISEEKDIMMEHKFDGIAELDNPTPAWFMVLFYGTIIFAIGYMLNYHVFGWGKLQEEEYAIELRQAEADRIAFLQKPGSGGPKINENNMEKSDDPAVIQKGAALFKTVCTPCHGEHAEGGVGPNLTDEYWLHGGTPKDIFKTIKYGVPEKGMVAWEKSMNAQQISDITNYILSIQGSNPAGAKAPQGKKD